The following proteins are encoded in a genomic region of Hymenobacter siberiensis:
- a CDS encoding OmpA family protein, with translation MKKSFFFLLAATVLLASCETKRSDTKDQLSEAGQDTAVMARDGKTAADMASDAGAAIDNTWDMGKAKLADVKFKEITLPGVSVRGDSTYNVYSVDETVLFDTDKAEIKPTAAEALKQITGSIGQRYKTSQVRVMGFADSRGSKDYNKDLSAQRAEAVKNYLVANGDITANRVSVEPMGETMPVASNATPSGRQENRRVEIAVRTK, from the coding sequence ATGAAAAAATCCTTCTTTTTCCTGTTGGCAGCAACGGTGCTGCTGGCTAGCTGCGAAACAAAACGTTCTGATACCAAAGACCAGCTCAGCGAAGCCGGTCAGGACACGGCCGTGATGGCCCGCGATGGGAAAACGGCGGCTGATATGGCCAGCGATGCAGGTGCCGCCATCGATAATACCTGGGACATGGGCAAAGCCAAGCTCGCCGATGTAAAATTCAAGGAAATCACGCTGCCCGGCGTATCGGTGCGTGGCGACAGCACCTATAATGTTTATAGCGTGGACGAAACGGTGCTCTTTGATACCGACAAAGCCGAAATCAAGCCCACTGCTGCCGAGGCCCTGAAGCAAATCACCGGTTCTATCGGACAGCGCTACAAGACCAGCCAGGTGCGTGTGATGGGCTTTGCCGACTCGCGCGGCAGCAAAGACTACAACAAAGACCTGAGCGCGCAGCGCGCTGAGGCCGTGAAGAACTACCTGGTAGCCAACGGCGATATTACCGCCAATCGCGTGAGCGTGGAGCCGATGGGCGAAACTATGCCCGTGGCTTCGAATGCTACGCCCAGCGGCCGCCAGGAAAACCGGCGGGTAGAAATCGCGGTGCGTACCAAGTAA
- a CDS encoding carboxypeptidase-like regulatory domain-containing protein: MMKRIPFLALAFLLLLPALSWAQENRITGRVVDAKTKDPVPFASIGLREEGTGALTNEYGYFQLAGLEKTSQDSLIVMTLGYERSAVFIKRGSTEDLIIELKKRVIELSNVTVKGGKLKNLELGSKSNNPGEGMIQGLPGSQYAFFVKNDKQKKLGNVRTVSFYIGENGFPREPFRVRIYKADGNYNAPNTDLLTENVVVSAARGGEWYTIDLSTYNIPAPEEGFFVAMEWIVGGDKFYTTNFMDNYTPYGQIMRPTFEYKESRTWSYTIGKGWNLLTLANGQGRRYNAMIKAEVDMIK; this comes from the coding sequence ATGATGAAACGCATACCTTTTCTCGCTTTAGCCTTTCTGTTGCTGTTGCCAGCGCTAAGCTGGGCGCAAGAAAATCGCATTACGGGCCGCGTCGTGGATGCCAAAACCAAAGACCCGGTTCCGTTCGCCTCCATTGGCCTGCGTGAAGAGGGTACCGGGGCACTCACAAACGAATACGGCTATTTTCAGCTGGCCGGCCTCGAAAAAACCAGCCAGGACTCCCTCATCGTGATGACGCTCGGCTACGAGCGCAGCGCCGTGTTCATTAAGCGCGGCAGCACCGAAGACCTCATCATCGAGCTGAAAAAGCGCGTGATTGAACTGTCCAACGTGACCGTGAAGGGCGGCAAGCTCAAAAACCTGGAGCTGGGCTCGAAGTCGAACAACCCCGGCGAGGGCATGATTCAGGGCCTGCCGGGTTCGCAGTACGCTTTCTTCGTGAAGAACGACAAGCAGAAGAAGCTGGGCAACGTGCGTACCGTGTCCTTCTACATCGGCGAAAACGGCTTCCCGCGGGAGCCCTTCCGCGTCCGCATCTATAAAGCCGACGGCAACTACAACGCCCCCAACACCGACCTGCTCACCGAAAACGTAGTGGTTTCGGCCGCCCGGGGTGGCGAGTGGTACACCATCGACCTGAGCACCTACAACATTCCGGCGCCGGAAGAAGGCTTTTTCGTGGCCATGGAGTGGATTGTGGGCGGCGACAAGTTCTACACCACCAACTTCATGGACAACTACACGCCCTACGGCCAGATTATGCGTCCCACCTTCGAATACAAGGAAAGCCGCACCTGGAGCTACACCATCGGCAAGGGCTGGAACCTGCTGACGCTGGCCAACGGCCAGGGCCGCCGCTACAACGCCATGATTAAGGCCGAAGTGGACATGATTAAGTAA
- a CDS encoding alpha/beta hydrolase family protein, translated as MVLAVSAHATSHAQPAPVAVADVPPLDGFWKGPLKVPGGQLEVIFRFVKLAGGEYYCTLDVPLQKVSRMSVKTEIKGDTVRLYAEEAATRFVGRVSADGKQMAGTWQSPGFKVPMTLTFSAMPAMNAKNVRLTPPYREEEATFSNLTVNARLSGMLTIPAGPGPFPAVVLLSDSGPHDRDGTVGDFAPLGQLADYLTRRGVAVLRFDDRGVGKSGGTPAVTTADLVSDAQAGLNFLRTRPEIDLSHLGLVGHGEGGNVALLAAAQPLPPAFVVTLAAYGLPGRDIVVQQQATTLRTLGTDASQIEAATKRQQAMLEIIRQTTDNAQAQAIVANMLKQNNAAIDNATAQASAAEMTSARYRYFLAFNPLEKLSAVNCPVLLLNGTSDLTINADANMAVLTKGLKNNKNITAKKLVGVNHLFQPDPSKWPIVNGQLQPNFSPEAEETIREWIVAQAKK; from the coding sequence TTGGTACTGGCGGTTTCTGCGCACGCCACTTCCCATGCCCAACCGGCCCCGGTAGCGGTGGCCGACGTGCCGCCCCTCGACGGCTTTTGGAAGGGCCCGCTAAAAGTGCCCGGCGGCCAGCTCGAAGTCATTTTTCGCTTTGTGAAACTCGCTGGCGGTGAATACTACTGCACCCTCGACGTGCCGCTCCAGAAGGTGAGCCGCATGAGCGTGAAAACCGAAATCAAAGGCGATACCGTGCGCCTGTATGCCGAGGAAGCCGCCACCCGCTTCGTGGGCCGCGTCTCGGCCGATGGCAAGCAGATGGCCGGTACCTGGCAGTCGCCCGGCTTCAAAGTGCCGATGACGCTCACCTTCAGCGCAATGCCGGCCATGAATGCCAAAAACGTGCGCCTCACGCCGCCCTACCGCGAGGAAGAAGCCACGTTCAGCAACCTGACGGTGAACGCCCGCCTCAGCGGTATGCTCACCATTCCGGCCGGGCCGGGGCCGTTTCCGGCGGTGGTGCTGCTCAGCGATAGCGGCCCGCACGACCGCGACGGCACCGTGGGCGACTTCGCCCCCCTGGGCCAGCTCGCCGACTACCTCACCCGTCGGGGCGTGGCCGTGCTGCGCTTCGACGACCGGGGCGTGGGCAAGTCCGGCGGCACCCCCGCCGTGACCACCGCCGACCTGGTGAGCGATGCCCAGGCCGGCCTCAATTTCCTGCGTACCCGCCCCGAAATCGACCTTTCGCACCTGGGCCTGGTGGGCCACGGCGAGGGCGGCAACGTGGCCCTGCTGGCGGCGGCTCAGCCCTTGCCTCCTGCGTTTGTGGTCACGCTGGCCGCCTATGGCCTACCCGGCCGCGACATTGTGGTGCAGCAGCAAGCCACCACGCTACGTACCCTGGGCACCGATGCGTCGCAGATTGAGGCGGCTACCAAGCGCCAGCAGGCCATGCTCGAAATCATCCGGCAGACCACCGACAATGCCCAGGCCCAGGCCATTGTGGCCAACATGCTGAAGCAGAACAATGCCGCCATCGACAATGCCACGGCCCAGGCCAGCGCTGCCGAAATGACTTCGGCCCGCTACCGCTACTTCCTGGCGTTCAACCCGCTTGAAAAGCTGTCGGCCGTCAACTGCCCCGTATTGCTGCTCAACGGCACCTCCGACCTCACTATCAACGCCGATGCCAATATGGCGGTCCTCACCAAGGGCTTGAAAAACAACAAGAACATCACGGCCAAGAAGCTGGTGGGCGTCAATCACCTCTTTCAGCCCGACCCAAGCAAGTGGCCGATTGTCAACGGCCAGCTCCAGCCCAACTTCTCGCCTGAAGCCGAGGAAACCATCCGGGAATGGATTGTGGCGCAGGCCAAAAAGTAA
- the alr gene encoding alanine racemase: MSFPPFLDLPARVSGHLRQAPADASATVRHLLLDSRRADLPVGAAFFALRGPSHDGHRYLPDLYAQGVRLFFVEENTALPGGLAAYPEAGIMEVASPLAALQALAAAHRAQFTASVIGITGSNGKTIVKEWLAQLLSPDEDICRSPRSYNSQVGVPLSVWELNPERHTLGIFEAGISEVGEMARLARIIRPTEGIFTNLGTAHDAGFASEEQKLLEKLTLFQGADFQLLFYCADQFLVRAAVAARQLLGFSWTRQPTLPADVRFTTEASSPANTTRLRAEYPATGLTAEFTLPFADEPSIENALHCLAVLLHRQVEPAEIQRRLLRLHPVAMRLEMKLGRHDSYLLDDTYNNDLAGLALALNALARQSRPGRRTLIISDVLESGLSSAELYARVAALLPAAGVSRLIGIGEEISRELKIINYKLKIESEATPSGSDASTDPASFLTSNSQFLIQTYPTTEAFLAQLNSTDFAHETILIKGARRFGFERIVAALQAQQHGTVLEVNLDALSHNLQYYRRQLSPGTRLMVMVKAFAYGAGSYEVASLLEFQRADYLAVAYADEGIALREAGISLPIMVMNAAPDSFEILRRYRLEPEIYSLEMLDEYLATFDIPAESPLPTPHSPLPTPKIHLKLDTGMRRLGFDEADLPALAARLRQHAARLPVASMMTHLAAADESGHDDFTHEQLAAFRRMTITLEAALGHSVLKHALNSAGILRFPAAQFNMVRLGIGLYGVDASNTADLAALRPVSQLRTTISQIKTLPAGTTVGYGRRGTAAAAERRIATLAIGYADGYDRRFGNGAGTVLIHGQAAPLVGSVCMDMCMVDVTNIPAARAGDVAVIFGEGLPLPELAARIGTIAYELLTSVSERVKRVFVSE; encoded by the coding sequence ATGTCTTTCCCCCCCTTCCTCGACCTGCCCGCCCGCGTTTCCGGCCACCTACGGCAGGCGCCCGCTGATGCCTCGGCCACCGTGCGCCACCTGCTGCTCGATAGCCGTCGGGCCGACCTGCCCGTTGGGGCGGCCTTCTTCGCCCTGCGCGGTCCCAGCCACGATGGCCACCGCTACCTGCCCGACCTCTACGCCCAGGGCGTGCGCCTGTTTTTCGTGGAGGAAAATACCGCCCTGCCCGGTGGCCTCGCCGCCTACCCCGAGGCTGGGATTATGGAAGTTGCCAGTCCGCTGGCCGCTTTGCAGGCGCTGGCGGCCGCCCACCGGGCGCAGTTTACAGCCTCAGTTATAGGCATCACCGGCTCCAACGGCAAAACCATTGTGAAGGAATGGCTGGCCCAACTGCTGAGCCCCGACGAGGATATTTGCCGCTCGCCGCGCTCCTACAATTCGCAGGTGGGCGTGCCGCTCAGCGTGTGGGAGCTGAACCCCGAGCGCCACACGCTGGGGATTTTTGAAGCCGGCATATCCGAAGTAGGAGAGATGGCCCGGCTGGCCCGCATCATTCGGCCCACCGAAGGAATTTTCACCAACCTCGGCACGGCTCACGACGCCGGTTTTGCCTCTGAGGAGCAGAAGCTGCTGGAAAAACTGACGTTGTTCCAAGGTGCTGATTTTCAGCTGCTGTTTTACTGTGCCGACCAGTTCCTGGTGCGGGCCGCCGTGGCGGCGCGGCAGCTCCTGGGCTTTAGCTGGACGCGCCAGCCCACACTGCCCGCCGACGTACGCTTCACCACCGAGGCTAGCAGCCCCGCCAATACCACCCGCCTGCGCGCCGAATACCCTGCTACCGGCCTCACTGCTGAATTCACGCTGCCCTTCGCCGATGAGCCGTCCATCGAAAACGCATTGCATTGCCTGGCCGTGCTTCTGCACCGGCAGGTAGAGCCGGCCGAGATTCAGCGCCGACTGCTGCGCCTGCACCCGGTAGCCATGCGCCTGGAAATGAAGCTCGGCCGCCACGATTCCTACCTGCTCGACGATACCTATAATAACGACCTCGCCGGCCTGGCCCTGGCCCTCAATGCCCTGGCCCGGCAGAGCCGCCCCGGTCGCCGCACCCTCATTATCAGCGATGTGCTCGAATCCGGCCTGAGCAGCGCGGAGCTGTACGCCCGCGTGGCCGCCCTGCTGCCAGCGGCGGGCGTGAGCCGGCTGATAGGCATTGGGGAGGAGATTTCGAGGGAATTAAAAATTATAAATTATAAATTAAAAATTGAGTCTGAAGCCACTCCATCTGGCTCCGATGCTTCGACAGACCCGGCTTCATTTTTAACTTCCAATTCTCAATTTTTAATTCAAACCTACCCTACCACCGAGGCCTTTCTTGCCCAGCTGAATTCTACGGATTTCGCCCACGAAACCATCCTTATTAAAGGGGCGCGGCGCTTTGGGTTCGAGCGTATTGTGGCCGCTTTGCAGGCCCAGCAGCACGGCACCGTGCTCGAAGTCAACCTCGACGCCCTCAGCCACAACCTGCAGTACTACCGCCGCCAGCTGAGCCCCGGCACCAGGCTCATGGTGATGGTGAAGGCCTTTGCTTACGGCGCGGGCTCCTACGAAGTAGCCAGCTTGCTTGAGTTTCAGCGCGCCGACTACCTGGCCGTGGCCTACGCCGACGAAGGCATCGCTCTGCGCGAAGCCGGCATCAGCCTGCCCATCATGGTGATGAACGCCGCCCCGGACAGCTTCGAAATACTGCGCCGCTACCGCCTGGAACCCGAAATCTACTCCCTGGAGATGCTGGACGAGTACTTGGCCACCTTCGATATTCCCGCCGAAAGCCCACTCCCCACTCCCCACTCCCCACTCCCCACCCCCAAAATCCACCTCAAGCTCGATACCGGTATGCGCCGCCTTGGCTTCGACGAAGCCGACCTGCCTGCCCTGGCTGCCCGCCTGCGCCAGCACGCCGCCCGCCTGCCCGTGGCCAGCATGATGACCCACCTCGCCGCCGCCGATGAGTCCGGCCACGACGACTTTACCCACGAGCAGCTGGCCGCCTTCCGCCGCATGACCATCACCCTGGAGGCCGCCCTGGGCCACTCCGTGCTCAAGCACGCCCTGAACTCGGCCGGCATCCTGCGCTTCCCGGCGGCGCAGTTCAACATGGTGCGCCTCGGCATCGGCCTCTACGGTGTGGATGCCAGCAATACCGCCGACCTCGCCGCCCTGCGCCCCGTGAGCCAGCTGCGCACCACCATTTCCCAGATTAAGACCCTGCCCGCCGGCACCACCGTGGGCTACGGCCGCCGGGGCACCGCCGCTGCCGCCGAGCGCCGCATTGCCACGCTGGCCATTGGCTACGCCGACGGCTACGACCGCCGCTTTGGCAATGGCGCGGGCACGGTGCTCATCCACGGCCAGGCGGCCCCGCTGGTGGGCTCGGTGTGCATGGATATGTGCATGGTAGATGTAACGAATATCCCGGCCGCGCGGGCCGGCGATGTGGCCGTAATTTTTGGCGAAGGACTGCCGCTGCCGGAGTTGGCCGCCCGCATCGGCACCATTGCCTACGAGCTGCTCACCAGCGTAAGCGAGCGGGTGAAGCGGGTATTTGTGAGCGAATAA
- a CDS encoding M16 family metallopeptidase, with product MRQLPELRHSLLWGPAVALALGACSQQATSVVTAPASPAAPMAATPAPAGPAFEIPVEYYTLPNGLRVVLSPDHTAPTATVAAYYAVGFRTEPRNRTGFAHLFEHLMFQGSQNLGKAEFIQLIQKNGGALNGSTRFDFTNYFEVVPSNKLETILWAEADRMRGLAINQGNLTNQQGVVKSEVRVNVLNQPYGGFPWLDMPQKANKNWNNAHNFYGDLKDLDAANLADTKAFFKTYYAPNNAVLAVVGDFEPAEAKAWVEKYYGNIPSATPPPKPDLTEPRQEQEQRFSKDDKLASKPALAFAYHMPERNTPEYYALIMLDQILLQGNDSRLYQALVQKRGYSDGVSGGINSDLGNQFNYNGPMLWMGSIIYDPSVQADSVVSVLDQEISRLAKTGIDQATLDLAMVKIRSAFYDQLSGSDNFGRADLLAAFALFDNDPARINRIEDEFRKVTPELMQKTIREYLRPGNRTIITVNPLAKS from the coding sequence ATGAGACAGTTACCTGAACTTCGCCACAGCTTACTGTGGGGGCCGGCCGTAGCGCTGGCGCTGGGCGCGTGCAGCCAGCAGGCCACTTCCGTGGTCACGGCGCCGGCCAGCCCGGCGGCGCCCATGGCGGCCACGCCCGCACCCGCCGGGCCGGCTTTCGAGATTCCGGTGGAATACTACACCCTGCCGAACGGGCTGCGGGTGGTGCTCTCGCCCGACCACACCGCGCCCACGGCCACGGTGGCGGCGTACTACGCGGTGGGCTTCCGGACGGAGCCGCGCAACCGCACGGGCTTCGCGCACTTGTTTGAGCACCTGATGTTTCAGGGCTCGCAGAACCTGGGCAAGGCCGAATTTATTCAGCTGATTCAGAAGAACGGCGGGGCACTGAACGGCTCCACTCGCTTCGACTTCACCAACTATTTCGAGGTGGTGCCGAGCAATAAGCTCGAAACCATTTTGTGGGCCGAAGCCGACCGGATGCGCGGCCTGGCCATCAACCAAGGCAACCTGACCAACCAGCAAGGGGTAGTGAAAAGCGAGGTGCGCGTGAACGTGCTCAACCAGCCCTACGGCGGCTTTCCGTGGCTCGACATGCCCCAGAAGGCCAACAAAAACTGGAACAACGCCCACAATTTCTACGGCGACCTGAAGGACCTGGACGCCGCTAACCTGGCCGACACCAAGGCATTTTTCAAAACTTACTACGCCCCCAACAATGCCGTGCTGGCCGTGGTGGGCGATTTTGAGCCCGCCGAAGCAAAGGCCTGGGTGGAGAAATACTACGGCAACATCCCCAGCGCCACGCCGCCGCCCAAGCCCGACCTCACCGAGCCGCGCCAGGAGCAGGAGCAGCGGTTTTCGAAGGACGACAAGCTGGCCAGCAAGCCCGCGCTGGCCTTCGCCTACCACATGCCCGAGCGCAACACGCCCGAATACTACGCCCTGATAATGCTCGACCAGATTTTGCTCCAGGGCAACGACAGCCGCCTCTACCAGGCCCTGGTGCAGAAGCGCGGCTACTCCGACGGCGTGAGCGGCGGTATCAATTCCGACCTCGGCAACCAGTTCAACTACAATGGCCCGATGCTGTGGATGGGCAGCATTATCTACGACCCCAGCGTGCAGGCCGACTCGGTGGTGAGCGTGCTCGACCAAGAAATCAGCCGCCTGGCCAAAACGGGCATCGACCAGGCCACGCTGGACCTGGCGATGGTGAAAATCCGCTCCGCTTTTTACGACCAGCTGAGCGGGTCCGACAACTTTGGGCGGGCCGACCTACTGGCCGCGTTTGCGCTGTTCGACAACGACCCGGCGCGCATCAACCGCATCGAGGACGAGTTCCGCAAGGTGACGCCCGAGCTGATGCAGAAGACCATTCGCGAGTACCTGCGGCCCGGCAACCGGACCATTATCACCGTCAATCCGCTGGCCAAGAGCTAG
- a CDS encoding M16 family metallopeptidase codes for MNKLIIGLLGAALVATTVDAQAQKPKAKSKIPARPAAAATPAAPKESPPEGSAPRDFALPAKEEFTLDNSLKARLVPYGQVPKVTMMVAIQAGNVHEAANEVAVADLLAKLLQEGTASRSATQLAEQVARMGGTLSISAGLDQTTLWASCLSEYAPQLAALMADVVLHPALPASELPRLKTDLKRQMNLARSYPGTQARQKYSAAIYGSHPYGRPLPTDAQLDALTLEQVQSFYKNQFGGQRTSVYVAGRFDAPALRQAIGSAWKDFPQGPAPRIEIAKPLTKGDVLTLDRPSAPQSTIVVGLPAVDPSNPDFIRLRVMNSLLGGSFGSRITRNIREDKGYTYSPYSYVETHYRTGNWTENADVTTADTYNSLREIMSEVERLQKTPPTAEELQGIQNYEGGMFVLRNSTPGGIIGQLNTLDLHGLPETYLTEQVRNINAVTPQQVSETARKYMRPEAMTIVVVGDKKQIDPQLKKFQAERKKPL; via the coding sequence ATGAACAAGCTGATTATCGGGCTACTCGGTGCCGCCCTCGTTGCTACCACCGTAGATGCCCAGGCCCAGAAGCCGAAAGCCAAGTCCAAAATACCGGCCCGGCCCGCCGCCGCCGCCACGCCGGCAGCACCCAAGGAAAGCCCGCCCGAAGGCAGCGCCCCGCGCGACTTTGCCCTGCCCGCCAAGGAAGAATTCACCCTCGACAATAGCCTGAAGGCCCGGCTGGTGCCCTACGGTCAGGTGCCCAAGGTGACGATGATGGTGGCCATTCAGGCCGGCAACGTGCACGAAGCCGCCAATGAAGTGGCGGTGGCCGACCTGCTGGCCAAGCTCCTGCAGGAAGGCACGGCCAGCCGGTCGGCTACCCAGCTGGCCGAGCAAGTGGCCCGCATGGGCGGCACGCTCAGCATTTCGGCCGGCCTCGACCAAACCACGCTGTGGGCCTCCTGCCTGAGCGAGTATGCGCCGCAGCTGGCCGCGCTCATGGCCGATGTGGTGCTGCACCCGGCCCTGCCCGCCTCGGAGCTACCCCGCCTCAAAACCGACCTGAAGCGCCAGATGAACCTGGCCCGCTCCTATCCCGGTACCCAGGCCCGCCAGAAGTACTCGGCCGCCATTTACGGCAGCCACCCCTACGGCCGCCCCCTGCCCACCGATGCCCAGCTCGACGCCCTGACCCTGGAGCAGGTGCAGAGCTTCTACAAAAACCAGTTTGGCGGCCAGCGCACCAGCGTTTACGTGGCGGGGCGGTTTGATGCCCCGGCCCTGCGCCAGGCCATCGGCAGCGCCTGGAAGGATTTCCCGCAGGGGCCGGCCCCGCGCATCGAAATTGCCAAGCCGCTGACCAAGGGCGACGTGCTGACTCTGGACCGGCCCAGCGCGCCGCAGTCGACCATTGTGGTGGGACTGCCGGCCGTGGACCCCTCCAACCCCGATTTTATTCGGCTGCGGGTGATGAACTCGCTGCTCGGCGGCTCGTTTGGCTCGCGCATCACGCGCAACATCCGGGAGGACAAGGGCTACACTTACTCGCCCTACAGCTACGTGGAAACCCACTACCGTACCGGCAACTGGACCGAAAACGCCGACGTGACCACCGCCGACACCTATAATTCGCTGCGCGAAATAATGAGCGAAGTGGAGCGCCTGCAAAAAACGCCGCCCACCGCCGAGGAGCTGCAGGGCATCCAGAACTACGAGGGCGGCATGTTTGTGCTGCGCAACTCTACCCCCGGCGGCATCATCGGCCAGCTCAATACCCTCGACCTGCACGGCCTGCCCGAAACCTACCTCACCGAGCAGGTCAGGAACATCAACGCCGTGACGCCCCAGCAGGTAAGCGAAACCGCCCGCAAATACATGCGCCCCGAAGCCATGACCATTGTGGTGGTAGGCGACAAAAAGCAGATTGACCCGCAGCTGAAGAAGTTTCAGGCTGAGCGCAAGAAACCACTGTAA
- a CDS encoding hydrogen peroxide-inducible genes activator — protein sequence MNLQQLTYLVALDTHRQFGLAAEKSCVSQPALSVQVQKLEEELGVLLFDRTQRGAEPTAVGAKVIAQARRVLREAQQLRELVQVEKGEIVGELHLGVIPTLAPYLVPRFLGGLTTAYPSLRVHIEELRSEEIMQQLKDHRLDVGLLVTPLDDRQLRELPVVDEPFLLLASENHPLAAHATVQPADLQQPGLWLMQQGHCFRSQVVNLCGAASPTGTIAYESGSIETLQELVRRQGGYTLVPELAVLEEVETNRLLKRFVAPEPVREVSLVVHHGFVRTQLLTVLRGLILASVPARLHARESGEKVRWR from the coding sequence ATGAACCTGCAACAGCTCACCTACCTCGTAGCCCTCGATACTCACCGCCAGTTTGGCCTCGCCGCCGAGAAAAGCTGCGTGAGCCAGCCCGCCCTCAGCGTGCAGGTGCAAAAGCTGGAGGAAGAACTGGGCGTGCTGCTCTTCGACCGCACCCAGCGCGGGGCCGAACCCACCGCCGTGGGGGCCAAAGTCATTGCCCAGGCCCGGCGTGTACTGCGCGAGGCCCAGCAGCTGCGCGAGCTGGTGCAGGTAGAAAAGGGCGAAATAGTGGGCGAGCTGCACCTGGGCGTCATCCCCACGCTGGCCCCGTACCTGGTACCGCGCTTCCTGGGGGGCCTCACCACGGCTTACCCCAGCCTGCGGGTGCACATTGAGGAGCTGCGCTCCGAAGAAATTATGCAGCAGCTGAAAGACCACCGGCTGGACGTGGGCCTGCTCGTGACGCCCCTCGACGACCGGCAGCTACGCGAGCTGCCGGTCGTCGATGAGCCCTTCCTGCTACTCGCTTCCGAAAACCACCCACTGGCCGCCCACGCCACTGTGCAACCCGCCGACCTCCAGCAACCCGGCCTCTGGCTGATGCAGCAGGGCCACTGCTTCCGCAGCCAGGTGGTAAACCTGTGTGGCGCGGCCTCCCCCACCGGGACCATCGCCTACGAAAGCGGCTCGATTGAAACGCTGCAAGAGCTGGTGCGCCGGCAGGGCGGCTACACCCTGGTGCCAGAGCTGGCCGTATTGGAAGAGGTGGAAACCAATCGGCTCCTAAAACGGTTCGTGGCCCCGGAACCGGTGCGCGAGGTGAGCCTGGTGGTGCATCACGGCTTTGTGCGAACGCAGCTGCTTACGGTATTGCGCGGCCTTATTCTGGCCAGTGTACCGGCCCGGCTACATGCCCGGGAATCGGGTGAAAAGGTGCGCTGGCGGTAG
- a CDS encoding tetratricopeptide repeat protein — MYLAQKAWQLARQLNFNKGRGRAQGVIGMVLRERGELPKAYANQQIALQLSCQSHNPEGEASTLNGLGNISLDLRQYPEAIEHYRASEVLYRRL, encoded by the coding sequence ATGTACCTGGCCCAGAAGGCCTGGCAGCTGGCACGGCAGCTCAACTTCAACAAAGGCCGTGGCCGGGCCCAAGGCGTGATTGGCATGGTGCTGCGCGAACGCGGCGAGCTGCCCAAGGCCTACGCCAACCAGCAGATTGCCCTCCAGCTCAGCTGCCAAAGCCACAACCCGGAAGGCGAAGCATCCACCCTGAACGGCCTGGGCAACATCAGCCTCGACCTGCGCCAGTACCCGGAGGCCATTGAGCACTACCGTGCTTCGGAGGTGCTGTACCGCCGCCTGTAG
- a CDS encoding sensor histidine kinase, with protein MLAHARPGPRQPVSTDLNALVAEYLRLAYQGAPGRQLTHAVELEVHFDPAVGTVAAVPQELGRTKLNLFANAFYAVRQHQQASGPGFQPQMSVQTRREGDSVTIEVYDNGFGIPASVAERVFQPFFTTKPAGEDTGLGLSLAYDIITKGHQGTLTVETEEGEFTRFTVRLPA; from the coding sequence ATGCTGGCCCATGCCCGCCCCGGCCCCCGGCAGCCCGTGTCCACCGACCTCAACGCCCTGGTGGCCGAGTACCTACGCCTGGCCTACCAGGGTGCGCCGGGCCGACAGCTCACGCACGCCGTGGAGCTCGAAGTTCATTTCGACCCGGCAGTGGGCACCGTGGCCGCCGTGCCGCAGGAGCTGGGCCGGACCAAGCTGAATTTGTTTGCGAATGCTTTTTATGCGGTGCGGCAACACCAGCAGGCCAGTGGCCCCGGCTTTCAGCCCCAGATGAGCGTGCAGACGCGGCGCGAGGGCGACTCGGTAACGATAGAAGTGTACGACAACGGCTTTGGCATCCCGGCCAGTGTAGCGGAACGGGTGTTTCAGCCATTCTTCACCACCAAGCCTGCTGGCGAAGACACGGGCCTGGGGTTGTCGCTGGCATACGACATTATCACGAAGGGCCACCAGGGCACGCTGACCGTCGAAACGGAGGAAGGAGAGTTCACTCGGTTCACGGTACGTTTACCCGCCTAA